The following are encoded together in the Bradyrhizobium algeriense genome:
- the groL gene encoding chaperonin GroEL (60 kDa chaperone family; promotes refolding of misfolded polypeptides especially under stressful conditions; forms two stacked rings of heptamers to form a barrel-shaped 14mer; ends can be capped by GroES; misfolded proteins enter the barrel where they are refolded when GroES binds) — translation MSAKEVKFGVDARDRMLRGVDILHNAVKVTLGPKGRNVVLDKSFGAPRMTKDGVTVAKEIELEDKFENMGAQMVREVASKSADAAGDGTTTATVLAAAIVREGAKSVAAGMNPMDLKRGIDMAVEAVVADLEKNSKKVTSNEEIAQVGTISANGDAEIGKFLADAMKKVGNEGVITVEEAKSLQTELEVVEGMQFDRGYISPYFITNADKMRVEMEDAYVLINEKKLSSLNELLPLLEAVVQSGKPLLIIAEDVEGEALATLVVNRLRGGLKVAAVKAPGFGDRRKAMLQDIAVLTAGQAISEDLGIKLENVTLQMLGRAKKVMIDKENTTIVSGAGKKADIEARVAQIKAQIEETTSDYDREKLQERLAKLAGGVAVIRVGGATEVEVRERKDRVDDAMHATRAAVEEGIVPGGGVALLRASLHLKGLRTKNDDQKTGVEIVRKALSWPARQIAINAGEDGSVILGKILEKDQYAYGFDSQTGEYVNLISKGIIDPTKVVRVAIQNAASVAALLVTTEAMVAEVPKKNQGGAGMPAGGGGMGGMGGMDF, via the coding sequence ATGTCAGCCAAGGAAGTCAAATTCGGCGTAGATGCCCGCGACCGCATGCTGCGCGGTGTCGACATTCTCCACAATGCCGTCAAGGTGACGCTCGGTCCGAAGGGCCGCAACGTCGTACTCGATAAGTCATTCGGCGCTCCCCGCATGACCAAGGACGGCGTCACCGTCGCCAAGGAAATCGAGCTTGAGGACAAGTTCGAGAACATGGGCGCGCAGATGGTGCGCGAAGTCGCCTCCAAGTCGGCAGACGCTGCCGGCGACGGCACCACCACCGCGACCGTGCTGGCGGCTGCGATCGTCCGTGAAGGCGCCAAGTCGGTTGCCGCCGGCATGAACCCGATGGATCTGAAGCGCGGTATCGACATGGCGGTGGAAGCCGTGGTCGCCGACCTCGAGAAGAACTCCAAGAAGGTCACCTCGAACGAGGAAATCGCCCAGGTCGGCACCATCTCCGCCAACGGCGACGCCGAAATCGGCAAGTTCCTGGCGGACGCCATGAAGAAGGTCGGCAACGAGGGCGTCATCACGGTCGAGGAAGCCAAGTCGCTCCAGACCGAGCTTGAAGTCGTCGAAGGCATGCAGTTCGACCGCGGCTACATCTCGCCCTACTTCATCACCAACGCCGACAAGATGCGCGTTGAGATGGAAGACGCCTATGTCCTGATCAACGAGAAGAAGCTCTCCTCGCTGAACGAACTGCTGCCGCTGCTGGAAGCCGTGGTGCAGAGCGGCAAGCCGCTTCTGATTATCGCCGAAGACGTCGAAGGCGAAGCGCTCGCCACCCTTGTCGTCAACCGCCTGCGCGGTGGCCTGAAGGTCGCGGCCGTCAAGGCTCCGGGCTTCGGCGATCGCCGCAAGGCCATGCTGCAGGACATCGCGGTTCTGACCGCTGGTCAGGCGATCTCGGAAGATCTTGGCATCAAGCTCGAGAACGTCACCCTGCAGATGCTCGGCCGCGCCAAGAAGGTGATGATCGACAAGGAGAACACCACCATCGTCAGCGGGGCCGGCAAGAAGGCCGACATCGAAGCCCGCGTGGCCCAGATCAAGGCGCAGATCGAGGAAACCACCTCGGACTACGACCGTGAGAAGCTGCAGGAGCGTCTGGCCAAGCTCGCGGGCGGCGTAGCCGTGATCCGCGTCGGTGGCGCGACCGAGGTCGAGGTAAGGGAGCGTAAGGATCGCGTGGATGATGCGATGCATGCGACCCGTGCTGCGGTTGAGGAAGGCATCGTGCCGGGCGGCGGCGTCGCCCTGCTCCGTGCCTCCCTGCATCTCAAGGGCCTGCGCACCAAGAACGACGACCAGAAGACCGGTGTCGAGATCGTGCGCAAGGCGCTATCTTGGCCGGCCCGCCAGATCGCGATCAACGCAGGCGAAGACGGTTCCGTCATCCTCGGCAAGATCCTCGAAAAGGACCAGTATGCCTACGGCTTCGACTCGCAGACCGGCGAATATGTCAACCTGATCTCGAAGGGCATCATCGACCCGACCAAGGTCGTTCGCGTGGCGATCCAGAATGCAGCCTCGGTTGCCGCGCTCCTGGTCACCACGGAAGCCATGGTGGCCGAAGTGCCGAAGAAAAACCAGGGCGGCGCCGGTATGCCTGCGGGTGGCGGCGGCATGGGTGGTATGGGCGGCATGGACTTCTAA
- a CDS encoding branched-chain amino acid ABC transporter ATP-binding protein/permease gives MNQRLPLIIFAAVMAAIPFIPGVPPFWIVLLNNIGLAALVAMGLVLLTGVGGLTSFGQAAFCGFGAYTTAVLTTAYGFSPWLTLPLSLLVSGIAAVLLGIVTVRLSGHYLPLGTIAWGIGLFYLFSKLEFLGRNDGISGIPPLSIGSFRMLDPGTIYFAIWIGVLISALLTMNLLDSRTGRAIRALRRGHIAGEAFGVQTPRAKLLVFIYAAVLAGLSGWLYAHFQRAANPTPFGAQAGIEYLFIAVVGGAGYVWGAVLGAGIVVILKEILQSYLPLVFGGQSQLETIVFGILLVVLLQLAPTGVWPWLMARLPFKPGRKIPDTSLPLAKRERAPASAAALLQIEKARKQFGGVIAVNDVSFDVQAREIVALIGPNGAGKSTTFNLITGVLTTTGGTISVLGRKVDNAPPQEVVKLGVARTFQHVKLVPDMTVLENVAIGAHLRGHAGAISSMLRLDRADEAKLLAEAARQIERVGLGDQIDQLAGSLSLGQQRIVEIARALCVDPLLLLLDEPAAGLRHMEKQRLAALLRQLRDGGMSVLLVEHDMGFVMDLADRIVVLDFGTKIAEGTPAEIKTNPDVIKAYLGATA, from the coding sequence ATGAATCAGCGGCTTCCCCTCATCATCTTCGCAGCTGTCATGGCGGCGATCCCGTTCATCCCCGGCGTGCCGCCGTTCTGGATCGTGCTGCTCAACAATATCGGCCTCGCCGCGCTGGTGGCCATGGGCCTCGTGCTGTTGACCGGCGTCGGCGGCCTCACCTCATTCGGCCAGGCAGCGTTCTGCGGCTTCGGCGCTTACACCACGGCGGTATTGACCACCGCCTATGGCTTCTCGCCGTGGCTGACGCTGCCGCTCTCGCTGCTCGTCAGCGGCATCGCCGCCGTCCTGCTCGGCATCGTCACGGTGCGGCTGTCCGGCCACTATCTGCCGCTCGGCACCATCGCTTGGGGCATCGGGCTGTTTTATTTGTTCAGCAAGCTGGAATTCCTCGGCCGCAATGACGGCATCTCAGGCATTCCGCCGCTCTCGATCGGCAGCTTCCGGATGCTCGATCCCGGCACCATCTATTTCGCTATCTGGATCGGGGTATTGATCTCGGCATTGCTGACCATGAACCTGCTGGATTCCCGCACCGGCCGCGCGATCCGCGCGCTGCGGCGCGGACACATCGCCGGCGAAGCGTTTGGCGTCCAGACGCCGCGCGCCAAGCTTCTGGTGTTCATCTATGCGGCGGTGCTGGCGGGCCTGTCCGGCTGGCTCTATGCGCATTTCCAGCGCGCCGCCAATCCGACGCCGTTCGGCGCGCAGGCCGGCATCGAATATCTGTTCATCGCGGTCGTCGGCGGTGCCGGCTATGTCTGGGGCGCGGTGCTGGGCGCCGGCATTGTGGTGATCCTGAAAGAAATCCTGCAGAGCTATCTGCCGCTGGTATTCGGCGGCCAGAGCCAGCTCGAGACCATCGTGTTCGGCATCCTGCTGGTCGTCCTGCTGCAACTGGCGCCGACCGGCGTCTGGCCGTGGCTGATGGCGCGGCTGCCGTTCAAGCCGGGCCGCAAGATACCCGATACGTCGCTTCCCCTCGCCAAGCGCGAGCGCGCGCCGGCCTCTGCTGCCGCGCTGCTCCAGATCGAGAAAGCGCGCAAGCAGTTCGGCGGCGTGATTGCCGTCAACGACGTTTCCTTCGACGTCCAGGCCCGCGAGATCGTAGCCCTGATCGGTCCCAACGGCGCCGGCAAGAGCACGACCTTCAACCTGATCACGGGCGTGCTGACCACGACCGGCGGCACTATCTCGGTGCTCGGCCGCAAGGTCGACAACGCCCCGCCGCAGGAGGTGGTAAAACTCGGCGTCGCGCGCACCTTCCAGCACGTCAAGCTGGTGCCGGACATGACCGTGCTGGAGAACGTCGCGATCGGCGCGCATCTGCGCGGGCACGCCGGCGCAATTTCCAGCATGCTCCGGCTGGACCGGGCCGATGAAGCAAAGCTGCTGGCAGAAGCCGCGCGCCAGATCGAGCGCGTCGGCCTCGGCGACCAGATCGACCAGTTGGCGGGAAGCCTGTCGCTCGGCCAGCAGCGCATTGTCGAAATTGCGCGCGCGCTGTGCGTCGATCCATTGCTGCTGCTGCTCGACGAGCCGGCCGCGGGATTGCGCCATATGGAGAAGCAGCGGCTCGCTGCCCTCCTCCGTCAATTGCGCGACGGCGGCATGTCGGTGCTCCTGGTCGAGCACGACATGGGTTTTGTGATGGACCTCGCCGACCGCATCGTGGTGCTCGATTTCGGCACCAAGATCGCTGAGGGCACGCCGGCTGAGATCAAGACCAATCCCGATGTGATCAAGGCCTATCTCGGAGCCACCGCATGA
- a CDS encoding cold-shock protein, translating to MATGTVKWFNATKGYGFIQPDNGSKDVFVHISAVEKAGLSTLNEGAKVSYEEVPNKGKTSAENLRVG from the coding sequence GTGGCAACTGGAACGGTGAAGTGGTTCAACGCGACAAAGGGCTATGGATTCATTCAGCCCGATAACGGCAGCAAGGATGTTTTCGTGCACATCTCCGCGGTCGAGAAAGCTGGGCTCAGCACACTCAATGAGGGTGCAAAGGTCAGCTATGAGGAAGTGCCCAACAAGGGGAAGACTTCGGCGGAGAATTTGAGGGTCGGGTGA
- a CDS encoding co-chaperone GroES, which yields MKFRPLHDRVVVKRIDAEDKTAGGILIPDSAKEKPSQGEIIAVGPGGRDEAGKLIPIDLKAGDRVLFGKWSGTEVKLDGQELLIMKESDIMGVLTDVPAAKKKAA from the coding sequence ATGAAGTTCCGTCCGCTCCACGACCGCGTCGTGGTCAAACGCATCGATGCCGAAGACAAGACCGCTGGCGGCATCCTCATTCCGGACAGTGCCAAGGAAAAGCCCTCGCAGGGCGAGATCATCGCCGTTGGTCCGGGCGGCCGTGACGAAGCCGGCAAGCTGATCCCGATCGACCTAAAGGCCGGCGACCGCGTGTTGTTCGGCAAGTGGTCGGGCACCGAGGTCAAGCTCGATGGTCAGGAACTTCTGATCATGAAGGAAAGCGACATCATGGGCGTCCTCACCGACGTTCCCGCAGCCAAGAAGAAGGCCGCTTAA
- a CDS encoding ABC transporter ATP-binding protein: MSALLSVSDAHVSYGKVEAVRSVSLDVADNEIVTIIGANGAGKTTLLNAIMGVLPLKGATAFAGADMAPLDIEDRVAAGLCLVPEHRELFGTMNVEDNLELGAFRIPKATAAKSFERVYTLFPRLKERRKQLAGTLSGGEQQMLAMGRALMGAPKLLMLDEPSLGLAPIIVADIFRTIGELRAAGVSVLLVEQNAQAALKIADRAYVMELGEFILSGSARDIASNQRVAASYLGFQHEGASGI, translated from the coding sequence ATGAGCGCGCTGTTATCGGTCTCCGACGCCCATGTTTCCTACGGCAAGGTCGAAGCCGTGCGTTCGGTTTCGCTCGACGTCGCCGACAACGAGATCGTCACCATCATCGGCGCCAACGGCGCCGGCAAGACCACGCTCTTGAACGCCATCATGGGCGTGCTGCCGCTCAAGGGCGCCACCGCCTTTGCAGGCGCCGACATGGCCCCGCTCGACATCGAGGATCGCGTCGCGGCGGGCCTGTGTCTGGTGCCGGAGCACCGCGAATTGTTCGGCACCATGAACGTCGAGGACAATCTGGAGCTCGGCGCCTTCCGGATTCCGAAGGCTACCGCAGCAAAATCGTTCGAGCGCGTCTATACGCTGTTTCCGCGGCTGAAGGAGCGGCGCAAGCAGCTGGCCGGCACGCTGTCGGGCGGCGAGCAGCAGATGCTGGCGATGGGCCGCGCGTTGATGGGCGCGCCAAAACTGTTGATGCTGGACGAACCGAGCCTCGGGCTGGCGCCGATTATCGTCGCCGACATCTTCCGCACCATCGGCGAACTGCGCGCCGCTGGCGTCTCGGTGCTGCTGGTCGAACAGAACGCGCAAGCCGCCCTCAAAATCGCCGACCGCGCCTATGTCATGGAGCTCGGCGAATTCATCCTGTCCGGATCGGCAAGGGATATCGCGTCCAACCAGCGCGTCGCGGCAAGCTATCTCGGCTTCCAGCACGAGGGCGCGAGTGGGATATAG
- a CDS encoding usg protein encodes MVEKDTVSRDFRKQVLGYGLTTAEIVYRRPDRRWLLQTYVWQDYDMFPDFPALKDFLAFWETRLEGPLFAVTIAHSKLIKPAELRAVDGVLRLH; translated from the coding sequence ATGGTCGAGAAAGATACGGTTTCCAGGGATTTCAGGAAGCAGGTCTTAGGCTACGGACTGACAACAGCGGAAATCGTTTATCGCCGTCCGGATCGGCGCTGGTTGCTGCAAACTTACGTCTGGCAGGACTACGATATGTTTCCGGATTTCCCGGCGTTGAAGGATTTCCTCGCGTTCTGGGAAACAAGGCTCGAAGGTCCGCTGTTTGCGGTTACCATCGCGCACTCCAAACTGATCAAGCCTGCCGAACTACGCGCCGTGGACGGAGTCCTCCGGCTGCATTAA